The Prodigiosinella aquatilis region GGATTGGGCATCGATTTTGATGAAAAACTGGCTGCTAAATATCCCTATGAACCGGCCTATTTGCCCGTTGCGCGTCTGGAAGATGGCACGATGTGGAGCTGGTAAATAGTGACAGTTAAAAAACAGGAATCCAGGCAATGAAAAGTGTTGTGATTGAAACACCCGGAAAATTGATTATTCAGGAACGTCCGCTGCCTCAGCCCGCCGCGAATGAAGTTCGGGTAAAAGTGAGCTATGCCAGTATCTGTGGTTCTGATGTGCATATCTGGCACGGACACAATCCGTTTGCGAAATATCCGCGGGTTATTGGTCATGAGTTTTTTGGCATTATTGATGCGGTGGGAAAGGACATTGATGTTTCGCGTATTGGGGAACGTGTCGCCGTAGATCCGGTGATTAGCTGCGGACATTGTTACCCTTGCTCTGTCGGTCGTCCTAATGTGTGTAGCGAGTTACAGGTAATTGGCGTACATCGTGATGGTGGCTTCAGCGAATACGCTTGTGCTCCTGCAACCAATGCTTACCGTATTCCTGATTCAATACCAGACAAGCTGGCGAGTTTGGTTGAACCGTTTACGATCGCGGCCAACATTACTGCCTTTTTGCAACCGACAGCAAAAGATGTCGCGCTGGTATATGGTGCCGGGCCGATGGGACTCACCGCCGTTCAGGTATTAAAAGGTGTTTATAACGTACAACAGGTTATTGTTGCCGATCGGTTGCCTGAACGTCTGGCTATGGCAAAAGAAAATGGCGCTGACATTATATTGGATAATAGCCAGATACCTTTGTCTGACTTATTAAATGGAATTCAACCGACATTAATTATTGATGCGGCATGTCATCCTTCTATTTTGGCTGAAGCGGCATCATTAGCGTCGCCCGCCGCACGTATTGGTCTACTTGGATTTTCTGGCGAACCCAGTTTAATTACACAGCAGAGTCTGACCAGTAAAGAATTATCATTATTTACCTCTCGTCTGAATAGTCATCGGTTCCCAATCGTTATTGACTGGATGGTGAACGAGCTTATTAAGCCGGAAAAACTGGTAACACATTATGTTCCGTTAGAGAACATAGAAAAGGCAATGAGCCTATTTGAGAAAGATCAGCGTAATTGTTGTAAGGTTATTTTAAGCGTTAATTAACACATCCAGGGAGGCAGCTAAGCTGCCTCTGTCCCTACATTACTAAAAATAAGTTAATATTTCGGAGCAATCATGTTCAGGAATTTACGTTGGATTATTGTCTTTTTATTATTTATGGTTTACATGATTAATTACCTTGATCGTGTGGCCTTATCTATTACTGTTCCTATGATCGAAAAAGATTTGATGATTAATGCTGAGCAGTTTGGCATGATTTTCGGTAGTTTCTTTTTTGGTTATGCATTATTTAATTTTATTGGAGGATTGGCGGTAGATAAATTTGGTCCAACATTAGTAATGGGACTCGCTGTTGGGTTATGGTCCATCTTCTGCGGTATGACGGCAATAGCAACAGGATTCTGGTCATTATTGATTTTACGGGTACTGTTCGGCATGGCGGAAGGCCCTATCTGTTCGTCGGCGAATAAAATGATCAATGGATGGTTTCCCAAAAAACAGGCTGCTACCGCGATGGGACTGTTAAGTGCCGGATCGCCATTGGGAGGCGCTGTCGCCGGGCCTATTGTCGGGTATCTTGCACTCTCTTTTGGCTGGCGTCCCGCCTTTATGATTATCTGCGCGGTGGGTATTGTCTGGATGGTGGTTTGGTTTTTTATTTCATCAGACAACCCAGTGAGTAGTCGGCACATTACCCAAAGCGAACGAGAACTGATTAATCAGCTTAAAGACGAGAGTCTTTCTGTTGAAGATGAAATGGCTCAGTCCGCGCATGGACTTGGCTATTATCTGCGTCAGCCGATAATTCTTGTCACTGCCTTTGCCTTCTTCTGTTATAACTATATTTTATTTTTCTTTCTCAGTTGGTTCCCGGCTTATTTGGTGCAGGCACATGGCCTTAATATTAAAGAAATGAGCTTGACTACAGTTATTCCATGGATTGTCGGTTTTGTCGGGTTGGCATTGGGTGGCTGGATATCTGATAAGATATTCAAAATTACCGGACGGTTACTGCTTTCGCGTAAAATAGTCCTGGTTGTGTCTCTGTTGGCAGCCGCGGTATGTGTTGCATTAGCTGGAACGGTTTCTAGTGTGATTCCTGCTGTTATTTTAATGTCTATATCTATTTTCTTTCTTTATATTACAGGGGCTATTTATTGGGCGATTATTCAGGATGTGGTACATAAAAGTCGTGTCGGCGGTACCAGCGGTTTTATTCATTTAATTGGTAGTATTTCAGGGATTGTCGGTCCGGTTGTTACCGGGTTTATTGTGCAGAATACAGGTAAATTTGACAGTGCCTTTATTCTTGCCGGTGGTGTGGCAGCATTGGGGGCAGTATTAGTATTGTTGGTAATTAAGACGCCCAAGTTATCAAAAGAATCATTTAAATCAGCGTCTATATTATAATTTTCTCTGTTGTATTCAGAATATTTGGCGGGTATGTGTCATGATGTTATTAAATGGAATCCAATCGACATTAATTATTGATGCAGCATGTCATCCTTCTTGATCATGACTCCTGAATAGAAATAACAGTTATCTTTAACTCACATAATTAATGGGGGGGATATATGCAAAGAATTAATTTTGATGTCATGAAAGCGACGGTGAAAAAAGCATTTCTGAATGTGGGATTAAGTGAAAAAAAAGCCGAGGTTTGTGCTCAGATTCATACTGAATCCAGCTGTGATGGCATTTATTCACATGGATTAAATCGCGTATCCCGGTTTGTCGATTACGTTAAAAAAGGTTGGGTTGATATTCAGGCTGAACCCACTCAAGTTAAATCATTGGGTGTTATTGAAATTTATGATGGTAATCAAGGTGTCGGTATTACTAACGCCTTGTTTGCTGTTGAAAGAGCGACGGAAGTTGCACGTAAAAATGGCATCGGTATTGTTGCATTACGTAATACCACACATTGGATGCGAGGCGGCACGTATGGATGGAAAATCGCAGAAAAGGGGCTCGCTGCCATTTGCTGGACCAATACGGAATCTTGCATGCCAGCATGGGGCGCTAAAAATACCCGCTTGGGTAATAACCCTTTTGTGATGGCGGTGCCGCGTGAAAAAGGGCCGTTGGTACTGGATATGGCGATGTCGCAATATGCGTACGGAAAGTTACAGGTAACGCGCCTGAAAGGCGAACGTTTACCTTTCCCCGGCGGTTACGATAAAGAGGGCAACCTGACGGATGAACCCGGCCCGATTGAACAATCCATGCGTATTCTCCCTACCGGTTATTGGAAGGGTTCCGGTATGGCAATTCTGCTTGATGCGATGGCCGCTCTGCTTTCTGCCGGTAATCCGACGAATGAGATCGATAACGTTGGGCGAGGCAGTTGTACCGGGGCCAGTCAGATTTTTATCGTTTTTGATCCAACTCAGCTTGGCGGGAGTGATTTCAGTAATCGTATGGCTGATAGCGTAGCGGATTACGTTAAAACGTCGGAACTTGCCGAAGGGCAGAAAGAGGTTTACTACCCAGGAGAGCGTGAGATGAAAACCCGCAATGAAAATCGGGTTCAGGGAATTCCGGTCGACGATGGGGTGTGGGCTGAAGTTTTGGCATTGTCGAAATCGGTGATCGCATGATTATTGGCAATATTCTCCAACTAGAAAAAAGCCGAGCTGAGTTTGCTGAGACTATCTATGACGTTTTGGCTCGGATCCGTAATTTGGATTTTAGCCAGCATCCAGACGGTGAAATGGTCGAGCAGGGTGTGGTTTACAAAACATTCCATGCGAATACTGCGCCATCAGCAACCCGTATCGCTGAAACTCATCGACAGAATATAGATGTACAGTTCGTTATTTCTGGCACTGAGTATCTGGAATATCAGCCGGTGCTCTCGCGGACATCGGATGAGGCACATCCTGAACAGGACAATGATTTCTATTATGGAAAATCAGGTAACGAAAAATCCTTGATCCTCAATAGTGGTGATTTTGTCGTGCTGTTCCCCTGGGACATTCACACTCCGTTATGTCAGGTGGAAACAGTACAGCAGGTTCGTAAAATTGTGGCTAAGGTTCCGCTTAGCTTGCTGAATTTGAAATGAGAGTCTTTCGATGAATCTTTCACAAAATAATCTTAAACAGGTGTCGCCAGGGGTGATTGTTCCTGTATATGACCGTAGTTTACTGAAAATTCGTATCGTGCATCTTGGCTTCGGTGCATTCCACCGGGCACATCAGGCGGTTTTCGCTGATCAACTGGCGGCTGAACATGGTAGCGACTGGGGATATTGCGAAGTTAACCTGATTGGCGGCGAGCAGCAAATTGCTGATCTGAAACAACAGGACTTACTCTATTCCGTCTGTGAAATGAGTGGCAGCCATTGGCATGGTCGTGTCGTGGGTGTTGTGCGACAAGCGCTTCACGGCGCAGTGGATGGTATCGAGAAGGTGCTTGCGGCGATGACTCAGCCTGATATTGCGATTGTCTCGCTGACGGTAACGGAGAAAGGGTATTGCTATTTACCGTCAACCGCATCTATTGATGTGAGTCACCCGCTGATTCAGCATGATATCGCTCACCCGCGTCAGCCACACTCCGCGCCTGGGGTGATTATTGAAGCATTGCGGTTACGTCGGGAAAAATCCCTGATGCCGTTTTCCGTGATGTCCTGTGACAATATGCCAAATAATGGCAGCGTCACCCGTAACGTAGTTCTTGCATTGGCTAAAGCGCAGGATGTTACGTTGGCCACATGGATTGAAGACAACGTCAGCTTCCCTTCAACGATGGTTGATCGGATTGTTCCCGCGATAACACCAGACTCTCTGGAGAAAATTACACAGGTCATTGGGGGCATTCAGGATCCGGTGGGGATTGCCTGCGAGCCCTTCAGACAATGGGTCATTGAAGATAATTTCGTCGCTGGACGCCCCGCTTGGGAGAGGGTCGGTGCAGAATTGGTAGCCGATGTACTGCCTTACGAAGAAATGAAACTGAGAATGCTGAATGGCAGCCACTCTTTTCTGGCTTACCTCGGTTATCTGGCGGGTTATCAGTATATTGATGAGTGCATGCAGGACCAGGACTATGTACAGGCAGCTCGGCAATTGATGTTGAATGAGCAGGCAACAACGTTACATGTTGAAAATGTCGATCTGGTGGCTTATGCCGAGTCATTGCTCGACCGTTACCGGAATACCGGGCTAAAACACCGTACCTGGCAAATTGCGATGGACGGAACGTTGAAGCTGCCACAACGCATGCTGGACTCGATTCGTGTCCATCTGGCTAAAGGCGAGTCTTTTGATTTGTTGGCACTGGGCGTGGCGGGATGGATGCGCTATGTCAGTGGTGTGGACGATGCAGGGCAAGCTATTGAGATCAGTGATCCATTGAAAGAAAAACTGGCACAACTGGTGGCACAAAGTGTGGATGGCCAGGCCAGAGTCAACGCGTTATTAAGTCTACATGATGTATTTGGTCACGATTTGCCAGACAGTTCTGTTTTTATTCAACAGGTCTCTGCGGCTTATACCTTACTGCAAACGCATGGTGCAAAAAAATCAGTTGGCCTGATTTTACAGAAGGTAAATAAATACTGATTTAATAATCTGACTGATATTGGGTAATAGGGATAAACGGTGTAACGCATTATCCCTATATATTAATGAGTTGGCACTAAATATGACGTTATTTTTTCTTATTGAGGAAAGGATATTATCTTTCCACTAGAAAAAAATGGACTGTGGTGTGAATTTATTTATGTAAGGGGGAAAGTATGGCGTTTATCGGAAAGGATTTTATTTTAAACAATGAGATCGCCCGTAAACTTTATCATGATGTGGCTGAGCATCAACCGATTATTGATTATCACTGTCATCTCGATCCAAAAGTAATCGCTGAAGACAGACCATTTGCTGATATCACGGCGCTTTGGCTGGCCGGAGATCATTATAAATGGCGGGCAATGCGTGCTAATGGCATTCCGGAAGAGAAAATAACCGGGAATGCAACAGCAATAGAGAAATTCCAGGCATGGGCTGAAACCGTTGAATCGTGTATTGGTAATCCGCTTTATCACTGGACGCATCTGGAATTAAATTTTTATTTCGGGATCACGGAGACGTTAAATAGTCATAACTGGAAATCTGTTTGGGAAAAATGTAATGAATTACTCCGCTCACCGGCATTTTCTCCGAGAGGATTAATTAAAAAATCCAATGTGGAAACCATTTGTACAACAGATGCACCGACTGACTCACTGGAATATCATGATATTCTGCGGGCAGATAAAACATTTACAACCAAAGTGTTGCCGACATTTCGGCCGGATGATGCACTCGATGGTCAGGGTGACACCTTTATTCAGTTTATTGACCGTCTGGAAAAATTGAACAATAAAACGATCACCCATTTTCAAGACTTCCTCGATGCATTAGATAGGCGTGTAGCTTATTTTCATCAGAAAGGAGGACGTTTATCCGATCATGGTCTAACCAAATTGGAATTCATTCCATCGGATGAAAAAGAACAGGAAGCGCTTTTTGCGAAAAAAAGACAAGGTCTGGTATTATCTCGCGATGATGATGCTCGCTATAAATCTGCGGTGCTATTGTCGTTAGCGGCCTCTTATGCCAAACGTGACTGGGCAATGCAAATTCATTTCGGCGCATCCCGCAATAATAACAGCCGTATGTTTAAACAGTTAGGCGCCAATGTCGGTTATGAC contains the following coding sequences:
- a CDS encoding Zn-dependent oxidoreductase, yielding MKSVVIETPGKLIIQERPLPQPAANEVRVKVSYASICGSDVHIWHGHNPFAKYPRVIGHEFFGIIDAVGKDIDVSRIGERVAVDPVISCGHCYPCSVGRPNVCSELQVIGVHRDGGFSEYACAPATNAYRIPDSIPDKLASLVEPFTIAANITAFLQPTAKDVALVYGAGPMGLTAVQVLKGVYNVQQVIVADRLPERLAMAKENGADIILDNSQIPLSDLLNGIQPTLIIDAACHPSILAEAASLASPAARIGLLGFSGEPSLITQQSLTSKELSLFTSRLNSHRFPIVIDWMVNELIKPEKLVTHYVPLENIEKAMSLFEKDQRNCCKVILSVN
- the yiaK gene encoding 3-dehydro-L-gulonate 2-dehydrogenase, which produces MQRINFDVMKATVKKAFLNVGLSEKKAEVCAQIHTESSCDGIYSHGLNRVSRFVDYVKKGWVDIQAEPTQVKSLGVIEIYDGNQGVGITNALFAVERATEVARKNGIGIVALRNTTHWMRGGTYGWKIAEKGLAAICWTNTESCMPAWGAKNTRLGNNPFVMAVPREKGPLVLDMAMSQYAYGKLQVTRLKGERLPFPGGYDKEGNLTDEPGPIEQSMRILPTGYWKGSGMAILLDAMAALLSAGNPTNEIDNVGRGSCTGASQIFIVFDPTQLGGSDFSNRMADSVADYVKTSELAEGQKEVYYPGEREMKTRNENRVQGIPVDDGVWAEVLALSKSVIA
- the uxaC gene encoding glucuronate isomerase; its protein translation is MAFIGKDFILNNEIARKLYHDVAEHQPIIDYHCHLDPKVIAEDRPFADITALWLAGDHYKWRAMRANGIPEEKITGNATAIEKFQAWAETVESCIGNPLYHWTHLELNFYFGITETLNSHNWKSVWEKCNELLRSPAFSPRGLIKKSNVETICTTDAPTDSLEYHDILRADKTFTTKVLPTFRPDDALDGQGDTFIQFIDRLEKLNNKTITHFQDFLDALDRRVAYFHQKGGRLSDHGLTKLEFIPSDEKEQEALFAKKRQGLVLSRDDDARYKSAVLLSLAASYAKRDWAMQIHFGASRNNNSRMFKQLGANVGYDSICDQTDVASNINGLLDAMSRNDALPKIIFYNLDPTYNDVVASSLANFQAAGAVKSRMQLGAGWWFNDTKRGMIRQLTALADHGLLVNFVGMLTDSRSFISYTRHEYFRRILCNLVGQWVTDGEIPEDNALLTRLIKNICYQNARDYFNF
- a CDS encoding MFS transporter; this encodes MFRNLRWIIVFLLFMVYMINYLDRVALSITVPMIEKDLMINAEQFGMIFGSFFFGYALFNFIGGLAVDKFGPTLVMGLAVGLWSIFCGMTAIATGFWSLLILRVLFGMAEGPICSSANKMINGWFPKKQAATAMGLLSAGSPLGGAVAGPIVGYLALSFGWRPAFMIICAVGIVWMVVWFFISSDNPVSSRHITQSERELINQLKDESLSVEDEMAQSAHGLGYYLRQPIILVTAFAFFCYNYILFFFLSWFPAYLVQAHGLNIKEMSLTTVIPWIVGFVGLALGGWISDKIFKITGRLLLSRKIVLVVSLLAAAVCVALAGTVSSVIPAVILMSISIFFLYITGAIYWAIIQDVVHKSRVGGTSGFIHLIGSISGIVGPVVTGFIVQNTGKFDSAFILAGGVAALGAVLVLLVIKTPKLSKESFKSASIL
- a CDS encoding YhcH/YjgK/YiaL family protein, whose protein sequence is MIIGNILQLEKSRAEFAETIYDVLARIRNLDFSQHPDGEMVEQGVVYKTFHANTAPSATRIAETHRQNIDVQFVISGTEYLEYQPVLSRTSDEAHPEQDNDFYYGKSGNEKSLILNSGDFVVLFPWDIHTPLCQVETVQQVRKIVAKVPLSLLNLK
- a CDS encoding fructuronate reductase, whose protein sequence is MNLSQNNLKQVSPGVIVPVYDRSLLKIRIVHLGFGAFHRAHQAVFADQLAAEHGSDWGYCEVNLIGGEQQIADLKQQDLLYSVCEMSGSHWHGRVVGVVRQALHGAVDGIEKVLAAMTQPDIAIVSLTVTEKGYCYLPSTASIDVSHPLIQHDIAHPRQPHSAPGVIIEALRLRREKSLMPFSVMSCDNMPNNGSVTRNVVLALAKAQDVTLATWIEDNVSFPSTMVDRIVPAITPDSLEKITQVIGGIQDPVGIACEPFRQWVIEDNFVAGRPAWERVGAELVADVLPYEEMKLRMLNGSHSFLAYLGYLAGYQYIDECMQDQDYVQAARQLMLNEQATTLHVENVDLVAYAESLLDRYRNTGLKHRTWQIAMDGTLKLPQRMLDSIRVHLAKGESFDLLALGVAGWMRYVSGVDDAGQAIEISDPLKEKLAQLVAQSVDGQARVNALLSLHDVFGHDLPDSSVFIQQVSAAYTLLQTHGAKKSVGLILQKVNKY